One segment of Pseudodesulfovibrio sp. 5S69 DNA contains the following:
- a CDS encoding glycosyltransferase, whose amino-acid sequence MTILAALSLLLLAYTIAGYPLVQACLARLRPRPVDAADPADTGDPVSVIICARDEGPRIAARIANLLAMDYPAERLEVIVVSDGSVDGTDQAVLGYGDPRVRLIRQDHPMGKAAALNAGVAAAAHELLLLGDARQTFAPDVARLLLSHFHDPSVGAVSGRLEIRPEHGSGAASGVGSSYWSLEVRLRAAESAGGSVIGVTGAIYALRKACFAPLPEGTVLDDVLIPMRAALKGYRILYDTRAVAVDAKPVSDAGETTRKVRTLYGNLQLLRLAPELFLPWKNPLWFRFISHKILRLFLPLFFAGALVFSLAAGGWLSGFGALQAMGWLAAWYAWKTKNGSRPGKALSALLLLNLAVIRAWVRFLHNDEQVWTAASSNHPGDREG is encoded by the coding sequence ATGACCATCCTGGCCGCACTCTCCCTGCTGCTCCTGGCGTACACCATCGCCGGGTACCCGCTGGTCCAGGCGTGCCTGGCCCGGCTCCGGCCCAGGCCCGTGGACGCGGCCGACCCGGCCGATACGGGCGATCCGGTGTCGGTCATCATCTGCGCCCGCGACGAGGGGCCGCGCATTGCGGCGCGCATCGCCAACCTCCTGGCCATGGACTACCCGGCCGAGCGCCTGGAGGTCATCGTGGTCTCGGACGGCTCCGTGGACGGCACGGACCAGGCGGTTCTCGGTTACGGCGATCCGCGCGTCCGGCTGATCCGCCAGGACCACCCCATGGGCAAAGCCGCCGCCCTCAACGCGGGCGTAGCCGCCGCTGCCCACGAACTGCTGCTCCTGGGCGATGCCCGGCAGACCTTCGCCCCGGACGTGGCCCGCCTGCTCCTGTCCCATTTTCACGATCCCTCGGTGGGCGCGGTCTCGGGACGCCTGGAGATACGGCCCGAGCACGGCTCGGGTGCGGCTTCGGGTGTGGGGTCATCCTACTGGAGTCTCGAGGTCCGGCTGCGCGCCGCCGAATCTGCCGGCGGCTCGGTCATCGGCGTGACCGGGGCCATCTACGCCCTACGCAAGGCCTGCTTCGCCCCCCTGCCCGAAGGCACGGTCCTGGATGACGTGCTCATCCCCATGCGTGCGGCCCTCAAGGGATACCGCATCCTCTACGACACACGGGCCGTGGCCGTGGACGCCAAGCCGGTCTCGGACGCGGGCGAGACGACCCGCAAGGTGCGCACCCTGTACGGCAACCTGCAACTCCTGCGCCTGGCCCCGGAGCTCTTTCTCCCATGGAAAAATCCGCTCTGGTTCCGATTCATCTCGCACAAAATCCTGCGTCTCTTCCTGCCGCTCTTCTTTGCTGGCGCGCTGGTCTTCAGCCTTGCGGCCGGTGGATGGCTGAGCGGGTTCGGCGCGCTCCAGGCGATGGGCTGGCTCGCCGCCTGGTACGCCTGGAAAACAAAGAACGGCTCCCGGCCTGGCAAAGCCCTGTCCGCCCTGCTGCTCCTCAACCTGGCCGTGATCCGGGCCTGGGTTCGCTTCCTGCACAATGACGAACAGGTCTGGACCGCGGCATCGTCCAACCATCCCGGCGACCGGGAGGGTTGA
- a CDS encoding glycosyltransferase — MKKLRVMHVIIGNGFGGLENVMLDLVRQGDRERFEYFILCLSTPDVIRDKLEASGATVLDLGYGEGFHPGLALAIRKVINEHGIDVVHSHDYKPFFYTTLGCLGKRGLAKVYTEHSSILSMSRKHQHIGRLFARFTDAMVMVSRHLQQYWADPVGLPAERSLVIHNGIDVRLFDHPEDGETLKREFGLEGKLVIGTALRLNEQKGLQYLVAAAPAVKERFPDARFLVIGEGPLRDDLATRTRTLGVDDVFLFPGYRSDVSRILPAFDIYVLPSLWEGLPLGMIEAMLAKLPIVATTVGGVPEVLVDRDTALLVPPADSEALGEALCHLADSADLRRIMGERGRGHALAEYSLQKMVTTYETLYHDILAAK; from the coding sequence ATGAAGAAACTCCGCGTCATGCACGTTATCATCGGCAACGGGTTTGGCGGGCTTGAGAACGTCATGCTGGACCTTGTCCGCCAGGGTGACAGGGAGCGGTTCGAATATTTCATTTTGTGCCTGAGCACGCCCGACGTCATCCGGGACAAGCTGGAAGCATCCGGGGCAACCGTGCTGGACCTCGGCTACGGGGAAGGGTTTCATCCCGGGTTGGCCCTGGCCATCCGCAAGGTGATCAACGAACACGGTATCGATGTGGTGCACAGCCACGACTACAAGCCTTTCTTTTATACCACCCTCGGCTGCCTGGGCAAACGCGGGCTGGCCAAGGTCTACACCGAGCATTCCAGCATCCTGTCCATGAGCCGGAAGCATCAGCACATCGGCAGGTTGTTCGCCCGGTTCACCGACGCCATGGTCATGGTCAGCCGCCACCTGCAACAATATTGGGCGGACCCGGTCGGCCTGCCCGCCGAGCGCTCCCTGGTCATCCATAACGGCATAGACGTGCGCCTGTTCGACCACCCGGAGGACGGGGAAACCCTAAAGCGCGAGTTCGGCCTGGAGGGCAAGCTGGTCATCGGGACCGCCCTGCGCCTCAACGAGCAGAAGGGGCTGCAATACCTGGTCGCGGCCGCCCCGGCGGTCAAGGAGCGGTTCCCGGACGCACGTTTCCTGGTCATCGGCGAGGGCCCGCTGCGGGACGATCTTGCGACCCGGACACGGACCCTGGGGGTGGATGATGTGTTCCTGTTCCCCGGCTACCGCAGCGACGTTTCGCGAATCCTCCCGGCCTTCGACATCTACGTGCTCCCCTCCCTGTGGGAGGGGCTCCCTTTGGGCATGATTGAGGCCATGCTGGCGAAACTGCCCATTGTCGCCACCACGGTGGGCGGCGTCCCCGAGGTCCTGGTGGACCGTGACACCGCCCTGCTGGTGCCCCCGGCGGACAGCGAGGCTCTGGGCGAAGCGCTTTGCCATCTGGCCGATTCGGCCGATCTCAGGCGGATCATGGGGGAAAGGGGACGTGGCCATGCCCTTGCGGAGTACTCGCTGCAAAAGATGGTCACCACCTACGAGACCCTGTACCACGACATTTTGGCCGCCAAGTAG